One Actinospica robiniae DSM 44927 genomic region harbors:
- a CDS encoding PPOX class F420-dependent oxidoreductase, protein MSVIPGSHADLLERPLFCHLATLRADGTPHVNPMWFLWDGDCLSFTTSTRRAKYRELVDRPDAAVSINDPEAPYRYLEVRGRVERIEPDTTGEFFDVLAKRYGLATDGPVGDAPQRVRIFLRPTHTTSQ, encoded by the coding sequence GTGTCCGTGATCCCTGGCAGCCACGCCGACTTGCTGGAACGGCCTTTGTTCTGCCACCTGGCGACGCTCCGGGCAGACGGCACGCCACACGTGAACCCCATGTGGTTCCTCTGGGACGGCGACTGCCTCTCCTTCACCACTTCGACTCGGCGTGCGAAGTACAGGGAGCTGGTGGACCGGCCCGATGCCGCGGTCTCGATCAACGATCCGGAAGCGCCATACCGGTATCTGGAGGTGCGCGGGCGGGTCGAGCGGATCGAACCCGACACGACCGGGGAGTTCTTCGACGTGCTCGCCAAGCGCTACGGTCTTGCGACGGACGGGCCGGTGGGCGACGCACCCCAGCGGGTGCGCATATTCCTGAGGCCGACCCACACGACGTCTCAGTAG